Within Xanthomonas oryzae pv. oryzae, the genomic segment TCAATCACGCCTCCACCGAACAACGCGAAGCGGTGGATGCCTTGGTCACCACCTCGGCCGACTTGTTGCAGCGTGTGGGCAGCCAGCTCACCGAACAGATCGGTAGCGAGACCGGCAAGCTCGGCGAAGTTGCTGCGCATGTCAGCGGCAGCGCGGTGGAAGTGGCCAGCCTGGGCGAAGCCTTCGGCATGGCGGTGCAGCTCTTCAGTGGCGCCACCAGCGAGCTCAACGAACGCCTGCAGCACCTCGCCACTGCGCTGGATGCGTCGCTGGCACGCAGCGACGACCAGCTTGCCTATTACGTGGCGCAGGCGCGCGAAGTGGTCGACCTCAGCATGCTGTCGCAGAAGCAGATCATCGAAGAACTGCGCCAGCTCGATCGCGGCCGTGGCGATACGGCCGAAGCAGAAACTGTATGAGCGAGGAGATCGAAAACGACGGCGAGCTGGGCACCCCCATTTGGGCAGCCTTTGGCGACCTGATGTCGGTCTTGCTGGGCGCGTTCGTGCTGATCCTGGTCGGCGTGATCGGCGTGCAGTTGCAATTGTCCAGCCGCTTGGACGAAGCGGTCAAACAACGTCAGGCAGAAGCGCAACGTCGGCAGACGCTGGAACAGGCACTGGCCGCACCGCTAGCTGCCGGCCGCGTGACCCTGGTCGATGGCCGTATCGGTATCCGCGGCAACGTGCTGTTTGCGTTCAACTCCGATGAACTGCAGCCGGAAGGGCGCGAGGTCTTGAAGTCGCTCGCCGCGCCGTTGGCCCAGTACCTGCGCGCGCGCGAAGAAATCTTGATGGTCAGCGGATTTACCGACGACCGCCCGGTGCTCGGCGGCAACCGTCGCTACGCCGACAAC encodes:
- a CDS encoding OmpA family protein, translating into MSEEIENDGELGTPIWAAFGDLMSVLLGAFVLILVGVIGVQLQLSSRLDEAVKQRQAEAQRRQTLEQALAAPLAAGRVTLVDGRIGIRGNVLFAFNSDELQPEGREVLKSLAAPLAQYLRAREEILMVSGFTDDRPVLGGNRRYADNWELSAQRALTVTRALIAEGVPASSVFAAAFGSQQPVDSNADEARRAKNRRVEIAPIARPSSSRAAASKQPATAAAPR